The Dehalococcoidia bacterium region AATCGTCTGCAATCGGTATCGTTGGCAGTATTGATACATGGAGTGACGCCTCAGAGGCTGTTTCCCAAACAGAGAGCCAATTAGGTGGTATCCATATATTAATCAACAATGCTGGTGTTAGAACTCACGCTAAAACCCCTACTGGAGACTCGCCCTTTTGGAATCTTACGCCAGAAGAATGGCAACGTGTTATATCAGTAAATGTAAATGGAACCTTCATGATGACACGTGCCGCGATCGAACCAATGCTTCGCCAAAAATGGGGCAGGATTATCGGGGTAACTACAAGCTTAGACACGATGATAAGGGGTGGTAATCTTCCTTATGGGCCATCAAAAGCAGCAATTGAGGCTTTCGTAGCATCTATTGCGCAAGATCTTGAAGGGACTGGTGTCACAGCTAATGTCTTAATTCCTGGTGGTGCCACCAATACCAACTTCATTCCTGAGGATACTAGTTATATACGTGACCAATTGATTCAGCCAAATGTGATGCGCGACCCTATAAAATGGCTAGCTTCTGATGAAGCCGATGATTTCAGCGGTAATAGAGTAATCGCTTCAAACTGGAATAATGCACTTTCGCTGGAGGAACGACTATCAGTTGCAGCCGCGCCTGCGGCTTGGCCTCAGCTTGGTAGAAAACTCAATCAGGGGGACCGTTAATGGAAATCGATCATTCAAAACTTGAAGAAACGGCGCTCTCTTACTTATGGATGCCCACTCAAGATTGGACAGAATTGGCTGAAGATGGCATTACTGTTATGACTGAAGCAAAAGGCGTACATATCAAAGACTCTAAAGGCAATTGGGGCTTTGATGGAGTAGCAGGTCTTATGCTGGTTAACGTGGGTCATGGAAGGCAAGAAATTGTCGATGCAATTAGTGCGCAACTCAGCACCCTACATTATGCAAATACTTTCAAATTCCCCGCCGCGCCAACCATAAAATTTGCTGAGAAAATTGCTTCCCTTACGCCAGGAAATCTCAATCGAACTTACTTTACAAGTGGTGGTTCTGAAGCAGTTGAAACTGCTTTAAAAATTGCATATCGCTATCATTACAATCGGAATGAGCCTCAACGGAAAAAATTCATCGGTCGAGAAGGTTCTTACCACGGAACGACACGTGGGGCACTTAGCGTATCCACTTCATCCTATCTGGATCGTCCAAGTTACTCAGAAATCCTGCCTGACAATTTCATAATGGCGCCGCAGCCTTACTATTACCGCAGGAATAATGCTGCGTTAACACATTCGGAATTTAGCATAGATTGTGCAAAGGCAATCGAAAACATAATACTTGAAGAAGGCCCGGAAACGATTGCAGGGGTGATAGCAGAACCAGTTTCATTTTCCGCAGGAGTTGCAGTCCCTAGTAACGACTACTGGCCAATGTTGCGCGAAATCTGTGACCGCTACGGTGTTCTTTTAATTGCTGACGAAGTCATAACTGGTTGGGGCCGTACAGGGAAGTGGTTCGCAGTGGATCATTGGGAGGTTACACCGGACATAATGACTATGGCAAAAGGCATAACTAGTGGATATTTCCCTGTAGGTGCATGCGTCGTAACTGATTCGGTTTTTGAATATTTTAAAGGCGATACAGATAAAACTTACAGGCATGGTATTACGTACGGAGGGCATCCAGGCGGTGCAGCAGCAGGTCTAGCTAATGTAGCAATCATGGAGCGTGAAGGATTAATTGAAAATTCAGCAAAAATGGGGCAATTAATGCTAGACCAATTGAATGCTCTTGTAGATCATCCGACTGTAGGTGATATCAGAGGATTAGGTTTGATGTGTGCTGTCGAGCTAGTTAGCGACAAAGAGACCAAAGAACCTCTATCAGACAATTCAAAAGCAATAAAACTGTTGAATCAAAAAATGACAGAAGGAGGTCTCTACACAAGAGCAAATCGCCAAGTATTCTTCGCGCCTCCATTGAGTGTTACTGAGTCTGACATCACTCAAATGGTACAAATATTTGCCGAATCTTTGTCTGCAACAGAGCACAGTTTGGGCTTAGGGTAATTCCAGTTTGTTTTTACTAAGTTGATCATTTTGCTAGAATCCGTATTAATTGAATAATAAGCGCATATTGCGCGTGATAAGAGGACGACATGACTACAGAGCAGTCTATAGACTTAGAAATAATAGTAGACGGGGATGGGCATATTATGGAAGACATGGAATCCATGATGAAGTTCCTCCCTCCAAAATTTCGAGACAACCCAGCGCTGGGATTAAATGCTACTATTTTCCCTGCTATCGACACTCATCATTCAGGACACTTTGTAGAAACCCCAGGTCGTCGTGACCGTGGAGGCGCTTTTGTTGGTCCCGATGGCTGGGAAGTCTTTCTCGACGAAGTCGGAATTGACGCGACTGTTCTCTATCCAACTAGGGGCCTTGCATATGGCAGGATTGTGAGCAGAGATTGGGCAATTGCAGCCGCGCAGGCATACAACAATTGGCTCTACGATACTTATACAAATCGCAGTTCCAGGTTCAAAGGCGTTGGATTAATTCCAATGCAAGAGCCTATGGAAGCTGTCAAAGAGCTTCGGCGTTGTGTTGAAGAGCTCGGATTTGTAGGTGCAATGCTTCCATCAATGGGGCTACCTGACCAATTGGGTTCAAAAATTTATTGGCCAGTATATGAAGAAGCAAATCGTCTAGGCTGTGCAATAGCTATTCATGGCGGTTCGCATTCAGGCCTGGGACTGGACCATTTAAATGTATATGCTCCTATCCATGCACTTGGTCATCCAGCAGGGCAGGCAATTGCTTTTGCGGGAATGGTTTTTAACGGTGTTTTCGAAAGATTCCCAAACGCTCGTTTCGGATTCCTTGAAGGCGGTATTGGTTGGTTTATCATGTGCCTCGAACGATTCGATCGATCACATGCGACGCATATGGAATACCAATTGCGTGATGATGACATGCTTGGTCCCAAAATTGGTGATAGCGTAACCGAATACATACAAAAACAAATTGACCTTGGTCGTTTGTTTATTGGATGTGAAGGAGAAGAACCTGCTATTGCATTCGCTGTCAGCCAAGTAGGTAATAAACCTTTCTTCTTTTCCACAGATTTTCCTCACGAAGTGACGACAGAGACATGCAAGCACGAGTTAGGGGAATTGCTAGAGAATGAAGGGTTGACAGATGAAGATAAAGAAGCAATTCTTCACAAAAATGCCCGAAGGTTTTACAAGATTTAAAGTCAGGAGAAGCATCAATGCTGTCTATTGAGAAAAACGAATTACTAACTAAAGTTGGACCTGGGACTCCTACTGGAGAGCTCATGCGACGCTACTGGCACCCTATTGCGGCGGCAGGGGAATTGCTAGAAAAGCCCACTAAGCCAGTAAGATTACTAGGGGAAGATCTTGTTCTTTATAAGGACAAATCAGGCACTTTAGGTCTAATTGATCGCTTCTGTCCGCATCGTCGGGTTGATCTCACTTATGGAATTCCAGAAGAAAATGGATTGAGATGCATGTACCATGGCTGGATGATGGATGAAACCGGCCAATGTATAGAACAACCATTTGAAGAAACTGTTAGACCTGATGGTCGGTTTAAAGAAAAAGTGAAAATTGCAGGCTACCCAGTAGAAGAGCTGGGAGGGCTAATCTTTGCGTATATGGGGCCACAGCCTGCACCTTTACTCCCGCGATGGGAGCAGCTTACATACGACAACGCAATACGTGATATTGCTATTACGGAACTGCCTTGTAATTGGTTGCAGGCTCAAGAAAATTCTGTGGATCCCGTTCATACAGAATGGCTACATTTCTACTATGGAAACTATGTAAGGCGCGGCTTGGCTATGGCTCCAGAAAGCCAACCAAAAACTATCAAAATTGCATTTGATGCATTTGAATATGGGATCGTCAAACGTCGACTGCAACAAGGCTTCCCTGAAGATGGAGAAGATTGGGCCAAGGGACATCCAATCATGTTTCCAAATATTTTGTTCGTTGGTGACCAAGTCAGAACTACCACTCAGTGGCGTGTTCCTATTGATGATGAGAATACCTACCATGTGTCTTACTATGTGTATCGACCTGCTCCAGGCCATCAGGCCCCTCATCAAGAGGTCGCAGCCTATCGATACACTCCTTTGTACGAACCAGATGGACGCTTCTTTACCGGAATTACATTTAACCAGGACTACATGTGCTGGGTTACACAAGGAGCAATAGCCCAACGAGATAAGGAAATGCTAGGAGAATCTGATGTAGGGCTGATTCTTTTCCGTAAAATGGTCGAACAGCAAGCTCAGATTGTTGAGGATGGAGGAGACCCGATAAATACCTTCAGAGATCCTGCCATCGCGGGTTATATTGAACTTCCAATGGAAAGCGTTAAGCACGGTATAAAGCCGGACGGTAAATATAGGCCAGGCGAAGGTGGCGATAG contains the following coding sequences:
- a CDS encoding aromatic ring-hydroxylating dioxygenase subunit alpha — its product is MLSIEKNELLTKVGPGTPTGELMRRYWHPIAAAGELLEKPTKPVRLLGEDLVLYKDKSGTLGLIDRFCPHRRVDLTYGIPEENGLRCMYHGWMMDETGQCIEQPFEETVRPDGRFKEKVKIAGYPVEELGGLIFAYMGPQPAPLLPRWEQLTYDNAIRDIAITELPCNWLQAQENSVDPVHTEWLHFYYGNYVRRGLAMAPESQPKTIKIAFDAFEYGIVKRRLQQGFPEDGEDWAKGHPIMFPNILFVGDQVRTTTQWRVPIDDENTYHVSYYVYRPAPGHQAPHQEVAAYRYTPLYEPDGRFFTGITFNQDYMCWVTQGAIAQRDKEMLGESDVGLILFRKMVEQQAQIVEDGGDPINTFRDPAIAGYIELPMESVKHGIKPDGKYRPGEGGDSPIVPDIEKVLQTWVENIPVEARPQNEYLF
- a CDS encoding aspartate aminotransferase family protein gives rise to the protein MEIDHSKLEETALSYLWMPTQDWTELAEDGITVMTEAKGVHIKDSKGNWGFDGVAGLMLVNVGHGRQEIVDAISAQLSTLHYANTFKFPAAPTIKFAEKIASLTPGNLNRTYFTSGGSEAVETALKIAYRYHYNRNEPQRKKFIGREGSYHGTTRGALSVSTSSYLDRPSYSEILPDNFIMAPQPYYYRRNNAALTHSEFSIDCAKAIENIILEEGPETIAGVIAEPVSFSAGVAVPSNDYWPMLREICDRYGVLLIADEVITGWGRTGKWFAVDHWEVTPDIMTMAKGITSGYFPVGACVVTDSVFEYFKGDTDKTYRHGITYGGHPGGAAAGLANVAIMEREGLIENSAKMGQLMLDQLNALVDHPTVGDIRGLGLMCAVELVSDKETKEPLSDNSKAIKLLNQKMTEGGLYTRANRQVFFAPPLSVTESDITQMVQIFAESLSATEHSLGLG
- a CDS encoding SDR family oxidoreductase; the protein is MSGFLEGKVALITGAGSSIGMGKEMSLALIEEGAKVAMMDINRESLALSVNEALEIGGESSAIGIVGSIDTWSDASEAVSQTESQLGGIHILINNAGVRTHAKTPTGDSPFWNLTPEEWQRVISVNVNGTFMMTRAAIEPMLRQKWGRIIGVTTSLDTMIRGGNLPYGPSKAAIEAFVASIAQDLEGTGVTANVLIPGGATNTNFIPEDTSYIRDQLIQPNVMRDPIKWLASDEADDFSGNRVIASNWNNALSLEERLSVAAAPAAWPQLGRKLNQGDR
- a CDS encoding amidohydrolase, translated to MTTEQSIDLEIIVDGDGHIMEDMESMMKFLPPKFRDNPALGLNATIFPAIDTHHSGHFVETPGRRDRGGAFVGPDGWEVFLDEVGIDATVLYPTRGLAYGRIVSRDWAIAAAQAYNNWLYDTYTNRSSRFKGVGLIPMQEPMEAVKELRRCVEELGFVGAMLPSMGLPDQLGSKIYWPVYEEANRLGCAIAIHGGSHSGLGLDHLNVYAPIHALGHPAGQAIAFAGMVFNGVFERFPNARFGFLEGGIGWFIMCLERFDRSHATHMEYQLRDDDMLGPKIGDSVTEYIQKQIDLGRLFIGCEGEEPAIAFAVSQVGNKPFFFSTDFPHEVTTETCKHELGELLENEGLTDEDKEAILHKNARRFYKI